A single region of the Phycisphaerae bacterium RAS1 genome encodes:
- a CDS encoding putative tRNA/rRNA methyltransferase, translating into MLVSPSGPANVGAVCRAMANMGLSKLYVVAPRCDVRDPQAVAYAAGAASVLDKLILTDDLPAALDGCVRTFCTSSKLGLYRRQSAIPPAEAARLAIDAAAAGLVAIAFGREDYGFKNEEILHFDRVLRIPADDGYPVLNLAAAVMVVCHELRKAWLEATQQPALDMTLNRDIAPHERKEVLFTKLFDALDRLGFFFGPNPDHLKYALRHLIGRMDLSRNELDILLGLAKQIRWYVDHHPPRDRRAPG; encoded by the coding sequence GTGCTCGTTTCGCCCAGCGGCCCGGCCAACGTCGGCGCGGTTTGCCGCGCGATGGCCAACATGGGCCTGTCGAAGCTGTACGTCGTGGCGCCGCGCTGCGATGTGCGCGACCCGCAGGCTGTGGCCTACGCCGCCGGCGCCGCGAGCGTCCTGGACAAGCTGATCCTCACCGACGACCTGCCGGCGGCGCTGGACGGCTGCGTGCGGACTTTCTGCACGTCATCCAAGCTGGGGCTTTACCGCCGCCAGTCGGCCATCCCGCCGGCGGAGGCGGCCCGCCTGGCAATCGACGCGGCGGCCGCCGGCCTGGTGGCGATCGCGTTCGGACGCGAGGACTATGGCTTCAAGAATGAGGAGATTCTGCACTTCGACCGCGTGCTGCGCATCCCCGCCGACGACGGTTATCCGGTGCTCAACCTGGCGGCGGCCGTCATGGTCGTGTGCCACGAGCTGCGCAAGGCCTGGCTGGAAGCGACGCAGCAACCGGCGCTGGATATGACGCTGAATCGCGACATCGCCCCGCACGAACGGAAAGAAGTGCTGTTCACGAAGCTGTTCGACGCGCTGGACCGGCTGGGTTTCTTCTTCGGCCCCAACCCGGATCACCTGAAGTACGCCCTGCGGCACCTGATCGGCCGGATGGATCTCTCGCGGAACGAGCTGGACATCCTGCTCGGCCTGGCCAAGCAGATTCGCTGGTACGTGGATCATCACCCACCGCGCGATCGCCGCGCGCCCGGATAA
- a CDS encoding DinB superfamily protein has translation MHIAKSGITGSFASLQAVLGQLADVLAALNDEQYVRQPVGVIDGSFGGHVRHCLDHCESLCRGAASGLIDYDQRERGTPVETSRTAALAAIASIERSLAALDDAALTLPLRVTTLLAGDRAAITSDSSLGRELAFVLSHTVHHYALLAAICRTLGVPTPARFGFAPSTISYLDSPACAR, from the coding sequence ATGCACATTGCCAAATCAGGGATAACCGGTTCGTTCGCCTCGCTACAGGCCGTGCTCGGGCAACTGGCCGACGTACTGGCCGCGCTGAACGACGAGCAGTACGTCCGCCAGCCGGTCGGTGTGATCGACGGCAGCTTCGGAGGGCATGTTCGCCACTGCCTGGACCACTGTGAATCGCTGTGCCGCGGTGCGGCAAGCGGCCTGATCGACTACGACCAGCGCGAGCGCGGCACCCCCGTGGAGACCAGCCGCACGGCGGCGCTGGCGGCGATTGCGTCGATCGAACGGAGTCTCGCGGCGCTGGACGACGCCGCACTGACCCTTCCGCTGCGCGTGACCACCCTGCTCGCCGGCGATCGGGCGGCGATCACCTCCGATTCCTCGCTCGGTCGCGAGCTGGCCTTCGTGCTCAGCCACACGGTGCATCATTACGCGCTGCTGGCGGCGATCTGCCGCACGCTGGGCGTTCCGACGCCCGCGCGTTTCGGTTTCGCGCCTTCGACGATCTCCTATCTGGATTCGCCGGCATGTGCACGATGA
- a CDS encoding SNARE associated Golgi protein, producing the protein MSSLQQTVALFLGTFVSEDLTCISAGLLIRGGRLAWPTGVAACVLGIFVSDLGLWLLGRLFGRRVLSWGWVRGRLPERRLKQYSDWFERRGLQLVIAARFLPGTRLPVFVAAGILGRRADRFALWALLAALLWTPALVLLVAALGDLVAGPFQQFFGGGWQAFLAALLVFWVAVRVAPRCVTPVGRAQLAAGAARLWRWEFWPMGVFYLPLAPWVAYLAVRHRGLTTPTAANPGIAPHGGVVGESKFEILSRLPQEWIVPSVLIPSGPAASRAAHLNDVIARRGWTFPLILKPDAGQRGAGLRLARDASAAAAYLESYPHPVVAQSYHPGPFEAGIFYYRFPREPHGRIFSITDKHFPAVVGDGTATIESLIWRHPRLRMQAPTFLARLNGQADRVPDRDERVPLAVAGNHCQGTMFCDGAHLITPALEQAIDAIARRFDGFFFGRFDVRYRDVDEFRMGRGFSIIELNGVTSESTNIYDPSWSLFRAYGVLARQWSILYAIGAQNRRLGHSPSRLGRIIADARAYYRDRRVNLPAD; encoded by the coding sequence ATGAGCTCGCTTCAGCAAACCGTCGCGCTGTTCCTGGGCACATTCGTGTCCGAGGACCTCACGTGCATTTCCGCCGGCCTGCTGATTCGGGGCGGGCGGCTGGCGTGGCCGACGGGCGTCGCCGCATGCGTCTTGGGAATCTTCGTCAGCGATCTGGGACTCTGGCTTCTGGGCCGCCTCTTCGGGCGGCGCGTGCTGTCGTGGGGCTGGGTTCGGGGGCGCCTTCCGGAGCGACGGCTCAAGCAGTATTCGGACTGGTTTGAGCGCCGCGGGCTGCAGCTCGTGATCGCGGCCCGGTTTTTGCCGGGAACGCGCCTGCCGGTGTTTGTGGCGGCGGGCATTCTCGGCCGTCGGGCGGATCGCTTCGCGCTCTGGGCATTGCTGGCGGCGCTGCTGTGGACGCCGGCGCTGGTGCTGCTGGTCGCGGCGCTGGGCGACCTGGTGGCGGGGCCGTTTCAGCAGTTCTTCGGCGGCGGGTGGCAGGCGTTTCTGGCGGCGCTGCTGGTGTTCTGGGTCGCGGTGCGCGTGGCGCCGCGCTGTGTGACGCCCGTCGGGCGGGCGCAACTGGCCGCGGGTGCGGCGCGGCTGTGGCGCTGGGAATTCTGGCCAATGGGGGTCTTCTACCTGCCGCTGGCGCCGTGGGTCGCCTACCTGGCCGTGCGGCATCGCGGGCTGACGACTCCCACCGCGGCCAACCCGGGCATCGCGCCGCACGGCGGCGTGGTGGGCGAGTCGAAGTTCGAGATTCTCTCAAGACTCCCGCAGGAGTGGATCGTCCCGAGTGTGCTGATCCCGAGCGGGCCGGCGGCGTCGCGCGCGGCACACCTGAACGATGTGATCGCCCGGCGCGGATGGACTTTCCCGCTGATCCTGAAGCCGGACGCGGGCCAGCGCGGCGCGGGCCTGCGGCTGGCGCGCGACGCGTCGGCCGCGGCGGCGTATCTCGAATCCTATCCGCATCCGGTCGTGGCCCAGTCCTATCATCCCGGGCCGTTCGAGGCGGGCATCTTCTATTATCGCTTCCCGCGTGAACCGCACGGACGCATCTTCTCGATCACCGACAAGCACTTTCCGGCGGTGGTCGGCGACGGCACGGCGACGATCGAGTCGTTGATCTGGCGGCATCCACGGCTACGGATGCAGGCGCCGACGTTCCTGGCGCGCCTGAACGGACAGGCCGATCGCGTTCCGGACCGCGACGAAAGGGTTCCGCTGGCGGTGGCCGGGAATCACTGCCAGGGAACGATGTTTTGCGACGGAGCGCACCTGATCACACCGGCGCTGGAGCAGGCGATCGACGCGATCGCGCGGCGCTTCGACGGCTTTTTCTTCGGGCGCTTCGACGTGCGCTACCGCGACGTCGACGAATTCCGGATGGGCCGCGGCTTTTCAATCATCGAGCTGAACGGCGTGACGTCCGAATCGACGAACATCTACGACCCGTCGTGGTCGCTCTTTCGCGCCTACGGCGTACTGGCGCGGCAGTGGTCCATCCTGTACGCGATCGGGGCGCAGAACCGCCGGTTGGGACACTCGCCGTCGCGGCTGGGGCGCATCATCGCCGACGCGCGCGCTTACTATCGCGACCGGCGCGTGAATTTGCCGGCGGATTGA
- the cysK_1 gene encoding Cysteine synthase produces MLDPTSTPPDVRTRLKSVGMWDIDPANLFRITWKNEPVDRGGGYNDGNWIEFPPELTGVPARIIGLVGKWFPTGAHKVGAAFGCLVPRLVSGEFDPTVQKAVWPSTGNFCRGGAFDCALLACTPVAILPEEMSPERFEWLRSIGAEVIATPGCESNVKEIYDKCWEIRRTRPDCVIFNQFEEFGNACWHYHVTGGTIDEVFRRIAGPRERLSGYISATGSAGTIAAGDYLRTRHPALRVAAVEALQCPTLLRCGFGGHRIEGIGDKHVPWIHNVRNTDVVVAVDDEQCLALMRLFNEPAGAEQLVSQGVAGELVSQLPQVGISGICNLVAAIKVARFFDMDGRDVLFAPLTDSMDLYQSRLAQQRKQNGPYSPLLAAQHAARWLHGIGIDHMRELGYHDRLALHNLKYFTWVEQQQRSVEDLRRLWDPDFWTETFAQVEAWDRQIVAFNREIGLT; encoded by the coding sequence ATGCTCGATCCAACGAGCACCCCGCCCGATGTGCGCACGCGGCTCAAGAGCGTCGGCATGTGGGACATTGATCCAGCCAACCTGTTTCGCATCACCTGGAAAAACGAACCGGTCGATCGCGGCGGCGGATACAACGACGGCAACTGGATCGAGTTCCCGCCGGAACTGACGGGCGTTCCGGCGCGCATCATCGGGCTTGTGGGAAAGTGGTTCCCCACCGGGGCGCACAAGGTGGGGGCCGCGTTCGGCTGCCTCGTGCCGCGGCTGGTGAGCGGAGAATTCGACCCGACGGTGCAGAAAGCGGTCTGGCCCAGCACGGGGAATTTCTGCCGCGGCGGCGCGTTTGATTGCGCCCTGCTCGCCTGCACGCCGGTCGCGATTCTGCCTGAGGAAATGTCGCCGGAGCGGTTCGAATGGCTGCGCTCGATCGGGGCGGAGGTGATCGCGACGCCCGGCTGCGAATCGAATGTGAAGGAGATTTACGACAAGTGCTGGGAAATCCGGCGCACGCGGCCGGACTGCGTGATCTTCAATCAGTTCGAAGAGTTCGGCAACGCCTGCTGGCACTATCACGTGACGGGCGGGACGATCGACGAGGTCTTTCGCCGCATCGCCGGCCCGCGCGAGCGGCTGAGCGGCTACATCTCGGCGACGGGCAGCGCGGGGACGATCGCGGCCGGGGATTATCTGCGCACCCGGCATCCGGCGTTGCGCGTGGCGGCGGTCGAGGCGCTGCAGTGTCCGACGCTTTTGCGCTGCGGCTTTGGGGGGCATCGCATTGAGGGCATCGGCGACAAGCACGTGCCGTGGATTCACAATGTGCGGAACACGGACGTGGTCGTGGCCGTCGATGACGAGCAGTGCCTGGCGCTGATGCGGCTTTTCAACGAGCCGGCGGGGGCGGAACAGCTCGTTTCGCAGGGCGTGGCGGGCGAGCTGGTGTCGCAACTACCGCAGGTGGGGATTTCGGGCATCTGCAATCTGGTGGCGGCGATCAAGGTTGCACGCTTCTTCGACATGGACGGGCGCGACGTGTTGTTTGCGCCGCTGACGGACTCGATGGACCTGTATCAGTCGCGGCTCGCCCAGCAGCGCAAGCAGAATGGCCCCTATTCGCCGCTACTGGCCGCTCAGCACGCGGCCCGCTGGCTGCACGGCATCGGAATCGACCATATGCGCGAGCTGGGTTATCACGACCGGCTGGCGCTGCACAACCTGAAGTACTTCACGTGGGTCGAGCAGCAGCAGCGGAGCGTGGAAGACCTGCGGCGATTGTGGGATCCGGATTTCTGGACGGAGACGTTTGCACAGGTCGAAGCGTGGGATCGGCAGATCGTGGCGTTCAATCGCGAGATCGGCCTGACGTAA
- the argF_2 gene encoding Ornithine carbamoyltransferase: protein MELNAYIDALVSLKIMLHNKDYLLTWQRSNDELRATLLIAEILHKLYTSRRRTRLFDGGVAVSNFRDQSTRTRFSFASAASLLGLTLADLDEGKSQIAHGETVRETANMISFLTEVIGIRDDIFLGEGHKYMTEVAAAVDEGFREGVLPQRPAVVNLQCDLDHPTQSLADLMHLQDTFGSLEALRGKTLAMTWAHSPSYGKPLSVPQGIIALMTRFGMNVVLGHPEGYDLVPETLEIAGRFANESGGSFRVTHDMADAFRGADVIYPKSWAPYRVMQERTRLLRGGEKEKLAALERDCLASNLKHRDWECTEKRMSVTKDGKALYMHCLPADITDVTCKAGEVAASVFERYRLATYREASYKPFVIAAMIVLTRFADPAATLRCLVSTGGVRRGE from the coding sequence ATGGAACTGAACGCATACATCGACGCGCTCGTCAGTTTGAAAATCATGCTTCACAACAAGGATTACCTGCTCACCTGGCAGCGCAGCAACGACGAGCTCCGCGCCACGCTGCTCATCGCGGAAATCCTGCACAAGCTCTACACGTCGCGCCGCCGAACGCGGCTCTTTGACGGCGGCGTGGCGGTCTCGAACTTCCGCGACCAGTCCACGCGGACGCGCTTCAGCTTCGCCAGCGCCGCCAGCCTGCTGGGCCTGACGCTGGCCGATCTGGACGAGGGCAAGTCCCAGATCGCCCATGGCGAGACCGTCCGCGAAACCGCCAACATGATCTCATTTCTGACCGAGGTCATTGGAATCCGCGACGACATCTTTCTGGGTGAAGGCCACAAGTACATGACCGAGGTCGCCGCCGCCGTGGACGAGGGCTTCCGCGAGGGCGTATTGCCGCAACGGCCGGCGGTGGTCAACCTGCAATGCGATCTGGATCACCCGACGCAGTCGCTGGCCGACCTGATGCACCTTCAGGACACGTTCGGCTCGCTTGAAGCCCTGCGCGGCAAGACGCTGGCGATGACGTGGGCGCACTCGCCGTCATACGGCAAGCCGCTCTCGGTGCCCCAGGGCATCATCGCGCTCATGACCCGATTCGGGATGAACGTGGTGCTGGGCCATCCCGAGGGCTACGACCTGGTGCCCGAGACGCTCGAAATCGCCGGGCGCTTCGCGAATGAGTCGGGCGGGTCGTTCCGTGTGACGCACGACATGGCGGACGCGTTCCGCGGGGCGGACGTCATCTATCCAAAGAGCTGGGCGCCGTACCGCGTGATGCAGGAGCGCACGCGGCTGCTGCGCGGCGGCGAGAAGGAGAAGCTGGCGGCGCTCGAAAGAGACTGCCTGGCGTCGAACCTGAAACACCGCGACTGGGAGTGCACCGAGAAACGGATGTCAGTCACAAAGGACGGCAAGGCGCTCTACATGCACTGCCTGCCGGCGGATATCACGGACGTGACGTGCAAGGCGGGCGAGGTGGCGGCGAGCGTTTTCGAGCGCTACCGGCTGGCGACCTACCGCGAGGCGTCCTACAAGCCGTTTGTCATTGCGGCGATGATCGTGTTGACGCGCTTCGCCGATCCGGCCGCGACGCTGCGCTGCCTGGTATCAACCGGCGGCGTGCGCCGCGGCGAGTAG
- the arnC_1 gene encoding Undecaprenyl-phosphate 4-deoxy-4-formamido-L-arabinose transferase encodes MSSTIPATPSPIPKPPLSPLSITLFFPCYNEEANVERVTRAALEVAQTMTRDYEVLIVNDGSKDRTAEIADRLARELPGVRAVHNSPNQGYGGALQRGFREATKNWIFYTDGDGQFDFRELPPLLKLLETHDVVSCYRLDRKDSLLRKANALAWSTLVNLLFGIGLRDIDCAFKIYPKSFIDRIQLHSRGALIDTEMLAKARNFGLNIAQVGVHHYPRTAGQQTGANLKVILRAFRELFRLRKQIRREGRDQGTKGSGDRGIGG; translated from the coding sequence ATGAGTTCCACGATCCCCGCGACTCCCTCGCCCATCCCCAAGCCGCCGCTCTCGCCGCTCTCGATCACGCTTTTCTTTCCCTGCTACAACGAGGAGGCCAACGTCGAGCGCGTCACGCGAGCGGCGCTCGAGGTCGCGCAGACGATGACTCGCGACTACGAAGTGCTCATCGTCAACGACGGCTCGAAAGACCGCACCGCCGAAATCGCCGACCGCCTGGCGCGCGAGCTGCCGGGCGTGCGGGCCGTGCACAACAGTCCCAACCAGGGTTACGGCGGGGCGCTGCAGCGCGGCTTCCGCGAGGCGACCAAGAACTGGATCTTCTACACCGACGGCGACGGGCAGTTCGACTTCCGTGAGCTGCCGCCGCTGCTGAAGCTGCTGGAGACGCACGACGTGGTGTCGTGCTATCGGCTGGACCGCAAGGATTCGCTCCTGCGGAAAGCCAACGCGCTGGCCTGGTCGACGCTGGTGAATCTGCTCTTCGGCATCGGCCTGCGCGACATCGACTGTGCGTTCAAGATTTACCCCAAATCGTTCATCGACCGCATCCAATTGCACAGCCGCGGGGCGTTGATCGACACGGAGATGCTGGCCAAGGCGAGGAACTTCGGGCTAAACATCGCGCAGGTGGGCGTGCATCACTACCCGCGCACGGCGGGCCAGCAGACGGGGGCGAATCTCAAGGTGATCCTGCGGGCGTTTCGCGAGTTGTTCAGGCTGAGGAAGCAGATCAGGAGGGAGGGAAGGGACCAAGGGACCAAGGGATCAGGGGATCGAGGAATCGGGGGATAG
- the xseA gene encoding Exodeoxyribonuclease 7 large subunit gives MAQRPLFDPSRIRPPDEPPAPPALGLVSVRDVNEMIRGAVSKHLPATLHVLGEIGDLSRPASGHLYFTLKDAASELRCVMWRSSAASLKFRPEVGMQVIATGGIDVYTPRGTYQLVARKLEPRGVGALEVAFRQLKERLAAEGLFDPARKRPLPRVPRRIAVITSPRGAAIADILRTIERRFPALHVLVFPVPVQGEEAGPKIAAAIRFMNDQAEALGGIDAAIVGRGGGSLEDLWAFNEEIVARAIFASRVPIVSAVGHEVDFSISDFVADVRAATPTAAAELVTPRRDELLEYVAARLARTVRQLRHAFDTSRMRFDALLAASPLADPLAVVREQRRRIDEHLRTLRIACGERFADAFRTLHKGQTRLVHIGAGRTFGPAQQRLNALLARLQRGGSRYFLNQERRLVAKLSRIQEAGPPRRLARLHEHLAPVGTRLANALITRIRAQRELLDSRAQAVAAMHPVQTLKRGYSLARDAKTGRLIRSVAEIRDGQRLHIEVGDGEFPATAEDPRQPRLFDR, from the coding sequence ATGGCCCAGCGACCGCTCTTTGATCCCTCGCGCATCCGCCCGCCGGACGAGCCGCCGGCGCCGCCGGCGCTGGGGCTGGTGAGCGTTCGTGACGTGAACGAGATGATCCGCGGGGCGGTCAGCAAGCATTTGCCGGCGACGCTGCACGTACTCGGCGAGATCGGCGATCTTTCGCGGCCGGCGTCGGGGCACCTGTACTTCACGCTGAAGGACGCCGCCAGCGAGCTGCGCTGCGTCATGTGGCGCAGCAGCGCCGCCTCGCTCAAGTTCAGGCCCGAAGTCGGCATGCAGGTGATTGCGACCGGCGGCATCGACGTGTACACGCCGCGCGGCACGTATCAACTCGTCGCCCGCAAGCTCGAACCGCGCGGCGTCGGAGCGCTGGAAGTCGCGTTCCGGCAGCTCAAGGAACGGCTGGCGGCGGAGGGGTTGTTCGACCCGGCCCGCAAGCGGCCGCTGCCGCGCGTGCCGCGGCGGATCGCCGTCATCACCAGCCCGCGCGGCGCGGCGATCGCCGACATTCTGCGGACGATCGAGCGGCGTTTCCCGGCGCTGCACGTGCTCGTCTTTCCGGTCCCGGTGCAGGGTGAGGAGGCCGGGCCGAAAATCGCCGCGGCAATCCGTTTCATGAATGACCAGGCGGAGGCGCTGGGCGGGATTGACGCGGCCATCGTGGGACGCGGCGGCGGGTCGCTCGAAGACCTGTGGGCGTTCAACGAGGAAATTGTGGCCCGCGCGATCTTCGCCAGCCGCGTGCCGATCGTCAGCGCCGTGGGGCACGAGGTGGATTTCAGCATCAGCGATTTCGTGGCCGACGTGCGGGCGGCGACCCCCACCGCCGCGGCCGAGCTGGTCACGCCGCGGCGCGACGAGCTGCTGGAATACGTCGCCGCGCGGCTAGCGCGGACCGTGCGTCAGCTTCGGCACGCCTTCGACACGAGCCGCATGCGGTTCGACGCGCTCCTGGCGGCGTCGCCGCTGGCCGATCCGCTCGCGGTGGTGCGTGAACAGCGGCGGCGGATTGATGAGCACCTGCGGACGCTGCGGATCGCGTGCGGCGAGCGCTTCGCCGACGCGTTTCGGACGCTGCACAAAGGGCAGACGCGGCTGGTTCACATCGGCGCGGGCCGGACCTTCGGACCCGCTCAGCAGCGGCTGAACGCGCTCCTGGCGCGCCTTCAGCGCGGGGGATCGCGCTACTTTCTGAATCAGGAGCGGCGCCTGGTCGCCAAGCTGAGCCGGATACAGGAGGCCGGCCCGCCGCGGAGGCTGGCGCGTCTGCACGAGCATCTGGCGCCGGTTGGAACGCGGCTCGCCAACGCGCTAATCACGCGCATTCGGGCACAGCGCGAATTGCTTGATTCGCGCGCGCAGGCTGTCGCGGCGATGCACCCGGTCCAGACGCTCAAGCGCGGCTACAGCCTGGCGCGCGATGCGAAAACGGGCAGGCTCATTCGCTCCGTCGCTGAAATCCGCGACGGCCAGCGACTGCACATCGAGGTCGGCGACGGCGAATTCCCAGCGACCGCAGAGGACCCGCGCCAGCCGCGGCTGTTTGATCGTTGA